TCCGCATCCGCGATGAACAGATGGTCTGCATTATGCAGCACCCGGTCAATCTGATTGGAGATGCGCGCTATGCTCTTGTACCGGGCCCTGGTGAACAGCAAAAATGCTGTGCCGAAGGCAACAGCACAACCAGTGGCAAGGAATCCCGCTGCCGTATGTAAGGTGAAGCCGACTATAATCGCTACAGCGGACATTATGGAGTACAACAGTGTGAATTGCCGGATTTCTTTATTCCGCAGCATCGCTGCACCCCAGCCGGTATCCGGTTCCCCGGACGGTCAGAATGAGCTGCGGGCTTGCCGGATCACTCTCGATCTTCTCCCGCAGGCGCTTGATGTACACGGTCAGTGTGTTGTCATTCACAAATTCGCCCGCTGCGTCCCATAATTCGTCGAGCAGCCTGCTTCGCGTAATAATATTCCCGGGGTTGTTCACAAACACCAGCAGCAGGCGGTATTCCAGGGCTGAGAGGTATACCTCCTTGCCCTGCCGGGTTACAACACCGCTTGCCGGATCTACATGAAGCCCGCAGATGTCAAAAGCAGACCCGGTCCGTCCGCTCTTCCGCAACGCCGTTCCAATCCGCGCAATCAGTTCACGCGGGCGAAACGGCTTGGTAATATAGTCATCCGCCCCCATATTCAGCCCAGTAACGACACTTGCCTCATCCCCGGAGGCCGTCAGGAAGATGACAGGCACCTCCCTTGTGGCCTTGATCTCCGTGTACACCGTAAAGCCGTTCCCGTCAGGCAAAGCAATATCGATCAGTGCCAGGTCAAACGGATACCCGCCAAGCATAGCCACAGATTCACTCCGCGTAGTGGCGTGAGTGACTGTGAACCCTTCCGAGCGGAGCAGCAGCACGAGATTTCTTGCAATGGCCTGATCATCCTCAACCAGTAATATTTGCGGCATTCTTCAGGGCCTCCATTTTACAAAAATATAAGAATTTATAAGTTTCACACGATAAATTATCCTTCTATTTCTCGCTGAAACGGTACCGTCCTTTAAAAGGGCGGCAATGCCGTTTCCACTTGTCTGCTTCTTATTTATTGTGCAGGCTGTGCCAGATCCGGCGCCTTTTGCTTCATAATCGGCAACATCATCATTGCGCCCAGGAGGAACAGAATTCCGGCTCCGCTGTAGATGGTACTGAGCGGTAAGGCACTCTTCAGCGCACCGGCGAAAGACATGGACACCACCATCATCCCGACGAACATCGGATTCAGCACCCCGTTGACCCGGCCGACAATCGAGCTATTAGACCATCTCAGAATCATGGTACTGATCCCGATATGAATGCATGGGAACATCAGCCCATTCAGGAACTGGATCGTGAGCGTAAGCGGAACGCTTGTTGAGAACCCGACGATAGTGGTGCATACGGCACCTGCGAGCATCCCCATGGCGAGCAGCAGCTGGGGCGGAACCTTTTTGGCAAAGGCGGCCACCAGCCCTCCCCCGATCAGCATGGCTGCACCGTTAACCATAAGCATGTACTGGAGGAACTCCTTGCTTCGGCCCAGCCGCTCTGTGACGATGAACAGATTCAGCGCCTGGGCTGCGCCCACGGCAAGTCCCGCCAGTACAAACGCAAGTCCGAGCATCCGCAGCACCTGGCTCTGCCAGACATACCGGAAGCCCTCGGTGAAGTCCTTACGGAATTGCCCCTTCGCGGCAACTGTCCCGGCTTCCATATGATCCTCCGGCAGACGAATAAGCACAAGTGCAGACAGCAGAAAAGCCACGCCCATTACAGCGATGGAGATCTCAAGGCCGAAGGTGCTGTATACGAAAGTGCCTAACATAGGTCCGAGGACCATGAAGATGGCCATCAGTGATTGGAAGAGCGCCATCCCCTGCTGCAGCTGTTCCTCCGGTACATGGAATTTAAATAACCGCATACTTGAAGGCTGTGAGAACTGCGACAAAATAGCCGAGATGAACGCGACCAGATACACCGATTCCCACGAGCCAAAGTGAATGCTGAGCAGAACGGCGAATACCGATACCGCAGACAGGGAATCACACCAGATCATCGTCCGCTTCGGCCGCCACCGGTCCGCAAAGGTCCCTCCAATGAAGGAAAAAACAAAGATAGGCGCAAATTCAGCAACGCTGATCAGTGAAATGGCGTAGGGATCATTGTTGGTCCTCTCCGCAACGTACAGCAGAATAGCAAAATTACGCACCCAGATCCCGATCTGCAGCAGCACGCTGGATAACAGAATTGTCTGCAGGAACCTGTTAAGGAACAGGCTCGGTGAATTAGCGCTTTTGTCATGCTGATTCAATCCTTTAACCCCCTACTTAGCTTGAATATACTACTTCTAATGCTTTGGGACGGTTCTCCTTCCCTTCCTTATTATACGGACCCGATGCAGAACTATAAAGATTATATTATTCATGCTTAACTTACAAAAAAACTGCGGCACCAAGTTAGGCACCGCAGCTGTAATTCGAGTATTCTGTTCTACTTCGCTTGCTTCAATTGAACGGTCTTCATGTATTCCTTGAATTCCTCGGCAATTTCTTTGTACTTCGTATGGTGCAGGTAATGGGAGCCTACCATCGGGATCAATTTGCCCTGTGAAGACTGCTTTGCCTGCTCCTCATGCAGCGGAATCCACTGTTTGTTGTGCTCGTTATTGGATTGCGCGAACAGCAGAACTGGCAGGTCCTGCGGGTATGTCAGCTTTGAGCCGTTTTTGAAATTGGAACCAAGGTGGCTAAGCTCATTCATCAACGTTGGATTATTGCCGTGCACGGCAGAGATGAATTTCATCTGTTCTTTGGTATGCTCATCATAGTCAAGCGATTTAAACGAATCTCCGCTGAGCTTCGTTAGCAGCCGCATCACACCTGAATCTTTAGCAAACTTCATGGCCTTCAGCGGCAATTTCACATCCATGCCGGGCTGATTGGGCACACTACTGTCAATCCCTACAAAAGCTTCAACTTCATTCGGGTATGCATTCACATAAGACACGGCATAAAGTCCCGTGATGGAGTGGCCCATCAGGACATAACGCTTCAGACCCAGCTGCTGCACAGCCTCATGAATTTCACTGATGATATTCTCAGTTGTTCTTTCTTTATCCGTCCCATCGCTTAGACCGTAACCGAAAGGCTCAATGGCCACGACTTTGTAGGAAGGCGTCAATTGGTCAATCAGCAGCTTGAAATCAAGCACAGGTGAGGCGGTGCCTTGCCCCGGCAGAAGAACGATGGTCTGTTCCCCGCTGCCTTGAATCATCACATTCATCTTTTTGCCTTCTACATTAACATACTGTCCGTACGATTCGATCTTCTTCTTCTCGATCCCGGTGCTGATGGCGTTAACGATAAAGGTGATACCTATGAACAGCACAAGCACTCCGATAATGCCACCTACTATTTTCAACCATAATTTGCGCTTCTTACGGCTCTTCTTCCCTGGTTGCTGGTTATTCATTGTATCTGCCATATTCATCTTCTCCTGTCCTTCTCTCTGTAGATCCGTCTTAGCGGTATAGATAGAGTCTACTTGATTAAGATGTCCTCTTCATGACGGGAATATGAACGGAGTATGAACAGGCAGACGCACTGCGGCTACAGCCCGGATAGATTTACAGCAACAGATTGCATAACCTCAATAACTCTTTCTGCAGACGGCTGTCTGTAATAGAGCAGATCATAGGACCGCGGAACGAGCTGAATCAGCAGATTCAGGTCCGAACGGGAATAATCAAGCACCAGGACGTTGTGTGATTCCAGCGCGCGGGTGATTCTCGCGAGCCACTCTTCCACAGGAACGGAGTCGTCGTGAATCACTGCCACTTTATACAAGCTGTTCATCTGATTGTATAAGCCTTTTACAGACCGGACCGCCAGTTCGTACCGGATAAAAGCATCCTTCCAGGGCTTTCGGCGGGCCGGGTCGAACCAATCCCCGAGAATGCTCTGAAGCTCAACCTCCAGCGTGGGATGCTTTTGCTTGAATAATTCAAGATTCGTGAACCAGCCCAGGTATTTCTTCTCGTCGTAAGTGGTGGGATGATACTGGTGCAAGACTATACATTGTGTGTTTAAGATGAATTTGGCACCTTGCTGATATAAGCGGTATCCAAGTTCACAATCTTCAAGTCCCCATTCGATAAAATCTTCATCGAATCCTCCGGCTGTGGAATAGTTGTTGCGGGGGACTGAGAAGTTACAGCTATAGAGCAAAGCCCAGATGTTCTCAATATTCCCCGCGTTCTCCGAGAACCGCTGGATGACCGGCAGGCGTGGATCTCTGCGTTCCAGGAGTAAGGACGAGCGGTTACTGTCTTCCACTTGGCTGAACGGTAGCCGGTTGTCCTCAGCCAGAAAGTCTCTCAGGCCCATCACGACTACAGGCTCATCGCAGAGCTGGTGCACCTTCCAATGCTGATAGATGAAGTCCCGCTCTACGACTTGATCACCGTCCAAAAACAATAAAATGTCGCCGCCAGCCTGCGACACGCCCAGATTTCTGGCCGCTGATCTGCACTTTGTAGCATCCGGTGTTTTGTAAACGTATTTCAGGGAATAATCAAGGTCGAGCGCAGTAATCCGCTCTTGCGTTCCGTCATCTGAACCGTCGTCAACGAAAATGACCTCGAAGCATCCTTCCGGCACCTGAACCTGGCGGTTAAGTGATAACAGGCATTCGGCTACCAGATTTTTAATATTGTACGCCAATACAAGTATACTTATCTTCATATTTTCCCGGCCTCCTTATGGATGGTTCTCCTGTTCGATGTGTTAACCAGCCCGAAGATGGACAACGCCGCCAGCGATATTGACATACAGGCCACGAATACGGAACGGTAGCCGAACATTCCCGATAGGGCTCCTGAGACCACGCCTCCCAGGGAGGAGCCGATTCTGGAAGTGTTGCTGTAGAGGGTGGTCGCGGTTCCCGGCTCCTCCGGCAGCAGATCCTGAAAATAACTGATGCCGTAGCCCATGATAATGGACACTGAAATGGCACTGAGCACCTGGGCGAAATAGAGCAGGATAATGGAGTGAGCCAGGGCAAACACCAGGAAATACAGGACATTGGAGATGATGCCGATCAGGATGATCGCGGTTTTGCCCATTTTTCTGGACATCACTCCGACAATGACCATCAAAGGAAGTTCAACAATCGCCGTAATGCTATAGAGCCAGCCTAACTGCTGATAATTCCCATGCATCGTGGTTGAGAAGAACAGCGGCAGCACAAGGGTACTCATCGAAGAAGCAATACTGAGCAGTATAAATGTACCCAGTACAGAGGAAATTTGCGGCTGCTTAATGAATTGTCCCAGGTGCACAGGCTGCTTGTCTTCCTGAACAGCTAGGGTTACAGGATGGCTGCGGAACAAAATGAAGGCAATCAGGCTTACGAAGATGTATGTAGCGGCTACAATCAAAAAAAGATAAAAAAAGTTATATTGATTGACTAAAACCGAACCGATCGACGGCCCCACAATCCAGCCCAGGGAGTATAACATTCTTAGAATATTCATCGCCAGCGGCTGATTAATAGCACTGATATTGGACCTCGAGATGGAGTCTCTGGCATAAGCAAAGACCTGCGGGAACGAAGCGAACGATATTCCGAAGAATAGGGCCGACACGGCCAGCAGCACATAATAGTTGGTGAACAGGGCGAATAGCACATAGGCGGCTGATGTTGAGAGAAGGGTGAAGATAATGATGGTTTTTCTGCTGAATCTGGTATCGGAGGCTTTGCCAAGGAACGTACTGATGAACAGGCCGAAGACCATGGTGATGGACATCAGTATGCCATACGACAAAGGAGTCATACCCGCCTCCTGAATACAATACAGCGATAAAAAGGGATTGGTTGCCGATACACTGAGTCCCAGCATGGTTATGGTAAAGACCAGTGCTACGAAACTCGGCATTTTGATAATATCTTTGAGAAAACCGGAATTCATCCTCATCGTTCTGTCTCCAGTTATGATTTAGTAGGTACCTTTTGCTGCATGTTCAAACCATTCCCGTACATTGTTGACCATGATCTCGCTTAGAATATCCCGGTCCACCCCTTGATCTATGATATACGGACTGACATCACGGGTCAGATGGGTCATAGACCAATCGGGGGCAAAGGAACGTACCTCTTCCCGCTCCCACCAATCAATGGACCCGCAATAATCATGAGAGACCAGCAACTGTTTGTGATAACCGCTCTGTATCAGCTTCAGCAGCAGGTCAGGACGTTCCCGGGATGACATCCCGATTGACAGTCCAAACCGGTCTAAGCCGAGCAGAGCTTCCCGGTTCAGCAATTGAGATAAGTAGGCCATGTCATGGGTGTCCCCTGAATGCCCAATAATCACTGCCCTGGCGGGGACTCCTTCTTGCTCAAGCAGATCCAATTGGTCCAGCCCATTCTTTGACGCCGCGTGGGTATGGGTCATAATGGGAACCCCGGTTCTCTTATGGGCGCGGGCAGCAGCGCGGATAATCTTCTCCACATTCGGCGTAATGCCCTGAACATCAGTTGCACATTTAATGAAGCCGGCCTTGATCTCCGTATTCTGAATCCCCACTTCAATATCCCTGATGAATAACTCCGCGAGGTAATCAATATTTTTTCTCCTTAGCGGCTCAGGCAGGTCCTGACAAGTATACATTCCGGTCGCTGCAATAATGGTTACCCCTGTGCACTCGGACACCTCCCTTATGAAGACAATATCCCGGTCCTGACCCATGACGGTGGGATCACAGATGGTCTGTATCCCTGCATTCCTGGCGGCCAGAACCTGCTCCTTCGCCAATTGAAGCTCTTCATTGCGGTTGTATAGATGAGGGAATTGGGTCGCGACTTCGACGGATCTGACCCGCATATGCTCATGGATAAGAGCGGGTCCAAGCTGCGAGCTGTCAACGGTCCCTGTTACAGAGTTTATGTTTGTCATAGGATTTATTTTCCTTTTTCCAGATTAGATCCGTACTAGTTGTTTGCCCGGATTCGTGCCGCTGAACAAATTAATGAAGGCATCGATAGTGTTCTCCAGCCCCTCAGTAATGGTCTCTGAGCATTTCAGCTGCCCTTCCCTAAGCCATCTCCCCAGTTCCAGCCTGGCTTCTGAAAGACGGTCTTCATAATCGGCGATCAAAATTCCCTTGACCATCGCTCTGTGAAGAAGAACAGCCGGTAAGATCCGGGAGCCTGCCTCTGGTCTGACGAGATTATAGAGCGCAATTTGGCCGCAGACCGCGATCCGGGCGTAATCATTGATATGACCGAATACAGCATCGGATATATCTCCCCCGACATTATCGAAGTACATATCAATTCCATTAGGACATGTCTTCATCAATTCAATACGCAGATTGTGATCCAAGCGGTAATTCACCGCTTCATCGAAGCCTAATTCCTCTTTCAAATAGTGAACCTTCTCATTCGAGCCGGTAATGCCAACAACATGGCAGCCGTAGATTTTTTTGGCGATTTGGCCAACGGCTGCGCCGACGGCCCCTGCCCCGCTGGATACTACAAGGGTCTCGCCTTCACGCGGCTTACATACGTCGGCAAGACCGAAATAAGCGATCAGTCCAGGGGTACCCAGAATACTCAAATAGGCTGTAGCTGGCTGGACGCCCGGGTCCATCTTCAATAATTGTCCGGCCTTATGTACGCTATATTCCTGCCAGCCGAGGATGCCCCATACCCTTTCTCCTGCCCGAAGACCGGATGACCGGCTCTCCACTACCTCGCCAATACCCGCCCCGCCAAAAATCTCCCCGATCTGATAGGAATCCATATAGGATTTGCTGCGGCGCATCAGGTTGCGCATGTACGGGTCCACCGACAGATAGTTGTTCTTTACAAGTACCTCTCCATCCGAAAGGGCTGGAACCTCAACTGTCTCCAGCCGAAAATGTTCTTGCTGCGGGATGCCCTGAGGCCGCTGACACATTACAATTCTGGTATTTTTTAAGGATGACACGCCGCCATCAATTCCTTTTAATATATAATATAGTATAATATTGCATTAAATCTACTAATTGCATATGATAAGAACAACCAGACAGGGAGGCGTTCATTATGGATTTCGATTATACCGGTAAGGTAGTCCTGATTACAGGCGGTTCACGGGGCATCGGCCGTCAGCTTGTGCAGTCATTTAGTGCGATGAAAGCTAAGGTATACTATACTTATCTCTCTGCTGAACGATTCCAGCCTGTCCTCGCCGATTCAGTCGACGGTCCGCAACCGGTTGGGGTCCAGGTCGATGCGGGGTCAGACCTACAGGTTGAGGCATTTACTTCGGATGTCTGGCAGCAGCATCAGGCGATTGATCTTCTGATTAACAATGCCGCGTTTATATGGAGAGCTGATTTCGGCAACACCACAACAGAGCTATGGAATACCTCCCTTCAGACCAATCTGATGGGTGTGGTGCATCACTGTACCTCCGCACTCCCATATATGATCCGGCAAAAATCAGGCAGCATCATCAATATATCCACAGTCTGCGCCGATCACCCGGTCCGGGGACAAGCCGCCTATTCCTCCACTAAACAAGCCGTCGATTCCCTGACCAAATCACTCTGCATTGAATATGGAGCCTTTGGCATCCGTGCGAATACCATCTCCCCCGGTCTGATTGTCACCGAGAAGCCGAAACGGGTCACAGAGGAAGATGTCCGCAAGATACCGTTACAACGGGTGGGCTACGCTTCGGATGTGTGTCATGCTGCTGCTTTTCTGGGGAGCGAATCGGCAAGCTTCATTACAGGAGCAGATCTGCTGGTTACGGGCGGCTCCCACCTGAACTGAGATTACGGGTTAGAATTCCGGTTAGGGACCGGCAACGCTCCTCCCTGTGAAGCGCATCTAGCGGGACCTCCCGGAAAAGAACGGAGCCTTCACAGACAAGCTCTGACTCCCTGCACATTACTCTTGCCCGCGCCTTCATGTCCCCTTCGCTGCCGGTATTCTCAAAGGTAAGCTCCACCCCAAGAATGTCCGGCGGCGATACCATCCGCAAAAACTTAAGCCGTTCAAAGCTTACGGGGATCAGCGAACAGCGGTAATCGCTGTTGATCCATGTGAACAACCTCGATAATTGAATGATAGACTCCGTAATCAGTGCCGCAGGCAGCACAGGCTGTTCGGGAAAGTGATCCCGGAAGATATCTTCATTCAAAGAGACATACTTCTTCCCGGAAATAGAGTCAGCCGTCAGAGCAGTGATTTCATCCATAAAAATGTATCTCATATTCTGCATGCTCCTTGGACAGCAGAGTATATTTTCTCAGGAATGGGAGCAGGTGCTTTGGTCAATAGATTGACCGGAACCATCCGGTTCTCCGCAGTATAACGCTTATCCTGATCCACCCAGATTTCGGTGTGGAAATCAATCCAATAATGCATGATACGCTTAACGGACGTTCGAATCTCTATGCATTCGTCATAGTAGACCGGGTGCAGAAAATCAATTTCAACTTTTTTCATCACAAAAAAAAGTTGGTATTGATCAAGAATTTCTTTCAGGGAAAGGGCATGTGTCCGAAACCATTCGGTACAACCGGCTTCAATAAACTCACAGGCGTTACCGAAATAGACCACCCCGCCGGCGTCGGTGTCCTTGAAATATATCCGTCGACGGATCACCGAATAGGCCTCATTGTCCAGCATCCTGCTTCCTCCCCTTTTCTCCCGTTACGACGGTAGTAAACGGTGTTTTTTGATGATAGACGAGGTTTCTCCATTCCATTTTGTTGGAAATCACGGCCCACAGCGAGCTTATGCAATACACCACAGATACAAATGAAGCGAGCACCAGCACGGCTATTCGGATAAACGACGGGCGATAATCCTGAATCTGCGAAGCGTCCCGGGATACGGCGGCCACAACAAGAGTGGCCCCTGCTATATGCAACAACGGCCAGTACAAGAAGATGTACAGCAAGGAAGGGACATTCCCTGTTATTCTGAACCCGAGGGCAACCAGGAACATAATTGCCCCCAATAACCGCGGCATCGTCACCAGGAAGAAGCCAAACGCCCATAACCGCTTGTAATTTACCTTCGTGTTCAAGGCCTGGCGCTTCACCCATTTCACCCAAGCGAAGCCTTGGATATCGAAATGCTCCGGTACTAAGCAATCGGGTACGTATTGGATGCGGAATCCTGCTCTCCTTACTACATCCGAAATGGTGAAGTTATCATGAAAGGCCTCTGACCAGATGGATTTCATCCCGATCTGTTCAAACACATTTTTGCGTATCCCAAAAGAAAAACCTCTGGCAAAACAGGTCACGGGAAACGTAATCATGGTAGTCGCCAGGAAATCCCAGTATCTTGCCGCCAGGGCCAGCACACTCTTGCTCTTGGATACGATCCATGCACTGCCGCTGGTGAGGCCGACATGATCGGACTGCAATGGCTGTACCATTTGTTCAATCCAGGTCCTCTGGGGCACGATATCCGAATCAATAAATACATAGATTTCGGTATCCTTGGATGCATGCGCTATGCCGGTTAACAGATTATTCACCTTATCGCTCCGGTGCCGGGAGACCTCGGAATGAGATGCCTTCACCAGATGAATCAGTGGTGATTGCGCCGCATATTGATGAACCAGTTCCTCCCCTCTTCCGTTCTCCTCCGAAGTCACCGCGAGCACTTCATAGTTCCCGGCATACTGCTGGCTGGCAAGACTTCGCAGGGTGGATTCGAAGTTATAGTCCAGCCCGCGAAAGGGAAGCAGCACGGTAACCTTAGGATGATAAGGCGGCTCTGCGGCTATTGTCCGGCGGGAGCGCTGCCTCTCCAGTATAAAATAAACAGCAAGAAATCCCGGCACCAGAAATAATGACATCATCACAATATTAAAAATCCAGATCCACACGTTCGTCCCCCCTCTTCAATCTGAGCAGGTTCATTCCGTCTTCTGCAGACAGCCTTATGTTGTTATTCAAGCTATGAGTTGAGATTACATCCTCCTGCTTCGTGATTAATCTCCCGTCAGGCACAATCAACTGTCCTTCTGCGGAAATAGTAATCCGGAAGAAGAAGCTGCGCTTCTCCTCATTGACCGATAATAGCTTGGCATAATAGGTGACTTGTTCATCCTGAAAAACAGGCCTGGCAAACACAAAATTACTAAAGCTTACAATTCCGGCCCCATGCCGGTTATGGGTCACTTCACGCGCAAGCCTGCCTGCAGTCTGGAATACGGACTCAAGCAGAACATAGAAAGGCACCGTCAATCCTGTATCCCATTCCGCTTCAAAGACATCCTCACGGGGCTGTAGAACCTGGCAGGACTCTGCCTCCATGGGGCCCACTCTTGTAAAAGATACCAATTGCATATACCGCAAGCAGCTTCACATCCCTTACCCGCCAAAGTTAATCCAAATGTCTTCCTCCGGTCACCGGCAATTGGGTGCCTGTAATATATGAGGCATAATCACTGGCCAGGAACAGCGCTGCATGACTGACATCGTCTACGGTGCCGTTTCTTCCCAGGGGCGTGCGCTCCAGAATCTTTTTCTTGACCCCGGTTTGCATCGTATTTACGACATCGGTTTCGATTAGTCCAGGCGCAATAGTGTTAACGCGGATGTTATACGAACCGTATTCCAGCGCCAGTACCTTCGTTAGCGATTCAACCGCACCTTTAGTTGCTGTGTATACCGCTTGTCCCCGCCCGGGCTGCAGTGCCGAGCGGGATGAAATATTTATGATCGATCCCGATTTATTCAGGATCATATATTTGATAGCTGAAGAGCAGAAGGCAATGACAGAATTCAGGTTGGCGCTGATTCCCTCGCTCCAATCCTGCTCGCTCATTTGCAGAAACAGGCCTCTTGGAATCCAGGCAGCATTATTAACTACAACATCTATGCGCTTATGATCATTCCAGACCGTATCCATAAAGCTCTCCACCTCAGACTTAGATCTCCCGTCCACTCTCAGTCCGGTGACATCCGCCCCGTATTGCTCCCTGCACTCTTGTACAACTGCTGCTGCCTGATCTTCACTGGATAAATAGGTGAAGTATACGGTCGCGTTAGCCCGTGCGAAATGCGTAACCAGTCCCCGCCCGATGCCTCTGCTTCCTCCGGTAATAATGACCACTTTTCCCGAGAAATCAATCTTCACGACCGGTCACACCCTATTCTCCGACTTCTCTAACTTGGCGGATACGAAATCTACCATATTCTCTACGGTCAGATAATTGAACAGATCATAGGGACTGGCGAGGGCTGAGAGGTCCTCATCCGATACAGTGAAATATTGCCGTACAGAAGACACGGCTTCCGGAGACAGCCGGCTATTGCTGAACATTCCCCGGTTGGCAATCACATTGGGCAAATTCCAGAACTCCTGATTGTCGATCTTGATATTGAATTCCTGTTCAAGCATGAACGTTAGCTCCAGCGTCTCAGCACTTTCCAGATTTAAATCTCT
The sequence above is a segment of the Paenibacillus sp. FSL R7-0204 genome. Coding sequences within it:
- a CDS encoding response regulator transcription factor; this encodes MPQILLVEDDQAIARNLVLLLRSEGFTVTHATTRSESVAMLGGYPFDLALIDIALPDGNGFTVYTEIKATREVPVIFLTASGDEASVVTGLNMGADDYITKPFRPRELIARIGTALRKSGRTGSAFDICGLHVDPASGVVTRQGKEVYLSALEYRLLLVFVNNPGNIITRSRLLDELWDAAGEFVNDNTLTVYIKRLREKIESDPASPQLILTVRGTGYRLGCSDAAE
- a CDS encoding MFS transporter — encoded protein: MNQHDKSANSPSLFLNRFLQTILLSSVLLQIGIWVRNFAILLYVAERTNNDPYAISLISVAEFAPIFVFSFIGGTFADRWRPKRTMIWCDSLSAVSVFAVLLSIHFGSWESVYLVAFISAILSQFSQPSSMRLFKFHVPEEQLQQGMALFQSLMAIFMVLGPMLGTFVYSTFGLEISIAVMGVAFLLSALVLIRLPEDHMEAGTVAAKGQFRKDFTEGFRYVWQSQVLRMLGLAFVLAGLAVGAAQALNLFIVTERLGRSKEFLQYMLMVNGAAMLIGGGLVAAFAKKVPPQLLLAMGMLAGAVCTTIVGFSTSVPLTLTIQFLNGLMFPCIHIGISTMILRWSNSSIVGRVNGVLNPMFVGMMVVSMSFAGALKSALPLSTIYSGAGILFLLGAMMMLPIMKQKAPDLAQPAQ
- a CDS encoding alpha/beta fold hydrolase; protein product: MADTMNNQQPGKKSRKKRKLWLKIVGGIIGVLVLFIGITFIVNAISTGIEKKKIESYGQYVNVEGKKMNVMIQGSGEQTIVLLPGQGTASPVLDFKLLIDQLTPSYKVVAIEPFGYGLSDGTDKERTTENIISEIHEAVQQLGLKRYVLMGHSITGLYAVSYVNAYPNEVEAFVGIDSSVPNQPGMDVKLPLKAMKFAKDSGVMRLLTKLSGDSFKSLDYDEHTKEQMKFISAVHGNNPTLMNELSHLGSNFKNGSKLTYPQDLPVLLFAQSNNEHNKQWIPLHEEQAKQSSQGKLIPMVGSHYLHHTKYKEIAEEFKEYMKTVQLKQAK
- a CDS encoding glycosyltransferase family 2 protein, whose protein sequence is MKISILVLAYNIKNLVAECLLSLNRQVQVPEGCFEVIFVDDGSDDGTQERITALDLDYSLKYVYKTPDATKCRSAARNLGVSQAGGDILLFLDGDQVVERDFIYQHWKVHQLCDEPVVVMGLRDFLAEDNRLPFSQVEDSNRSSLLLERRDPRLPVIQRFSENAGNIENIWALLYSCNFSVPRNNYSTAGGFDEDFIEWGLEDCELGYRLYQQGAKFILNTQCIVLHQYHPTTYDEKKYLGWFTNLELFKQKHPTLEVELQSILGDWFDPARRKPWKDAFIRYELAVRSVKGLYNQMNSLYKVAVIHDDSVPVEEWLARITRALESHNVLVLDYSRSDLNLLIQLVPRSYDLLYYRQPSAERVIEVMQSVAVNLSGL
- a CDS encoding sugar efflux transporter → MRMNSGFLKDIIKMPSFVALVFTITMLGLSVSATNPFLSLYCIQEAGMTPLSYGILMSITMVFGLFISTFLGKASDTRFSRKTIIIFTLLSTSAAYVLFALFTNYYVLLAVSALFFGISFASFPQVFAYARDSISRSNISAINQPLAMNILRMLYSLGWIVGPSIGSVLVNQYNFFYLFLIVAATYIFVSLIAFILFRSHPVTLAVQEDKQPVHLGQFIKQPQISSVLGTFILLSIASSMSTLVLPLFFSTTMHGNYQQLGWLYSITAIVELPLMVIVGVMSRKMGKTAIILIGIISNVLYFLVFALAHSIILLYFAQVLSAISVSIIMGYGISYFQDLLPEEPGTATTLYSNTSRIGSSLGGVVSGALSGMFGYRSVFVACMSISLAALSIFGLVNTSNRRTIHKEAGKI
- a CDS encoding phosphotriesterase family protein codes for the protein MTNINSVTGTVDSSQLGPALIHEHMRVRSVEVATQFPHLYNRNEELQLAKEQVLAARNAGIQTICDPTVMGQDRDIVFIREVSECTGVTIIAATGMYTCQDLPEPLRRKNIDYLAELFIRDIEVGIQNTEIKAGFIKCATDVQGITPNVEKIIRAAARAHKRTGVPIMTHTHAASKNGLDQLDLLEQEGVPARAVIIGHSGDTHDMAYLSQLLNREALLGLDRFGLSIGMSSRERPDLLLKLIQSGYHKQLLVSHDYCGSIDWWEREEVRSFAPDWSMTHLTRDVSPYIIDQGVDRDILSEIMVNNVREWFEHAAKGTY
- a CDS encoding NADP-dependent oxidoreductase, which translates into the protein MCQRPQGIPQQEHFRLETVEVPALSDGEVLVKNNYLSVDPYMRNLMRRSKSYMDSYQIGEIFGGAGIGEVVESRSSGLRAGERVWGILGWQEYSVHKAGQLLKMDPGVQPATAYLSILGTPGLIAYFGLADVCKPREGETLVVSSGAGAVGAAVGQIAKKIYGCHVVGITGSNEKVHYLKEELGFDEAVNYRLDHNLRIELMKTCPNGIDMYFDNVGGDISDAVFGHINDYARIAVCGQIALYNLVRPEAGSRILPAVLLHRAMVKGILIADYEDRLSEARLELGRWLREGQLKCSETITEGLENTIDAFINLFSGTNPGKQLVRI
- a CDS encoding SDR family NAD(P)-dependent oxidoreductase — its product is MDFDYTGKVVLITGGSRGIGRQLVQSFSAMKAKVYYTYLSAERFQPVLADSVDGPQPVGVQVDAGSDLQVEAFTSDVWQQHQAIDLLINNAAFIWRADFGNTTTELWNTSLQTNLMGVVHHCTSALPYMIRQKSGSIINISTVCADHPVRGQAAYSSTKQAVDSLTKSLCIEYGAFGIRANTISPGLIVTEKPKRVTEEDVRKIPLQRVGYASDVCHAAAFLGSESASFITGADLLVTGGSHLN
- a CDS encoding acyl-CoA thioesterase, with amino-acid sequence MLDNEAYSVIRRRIYFKDTDAGGVVYFGNACEFIEAGCTEWFRTHALSLKEILDQYQLFFVMKKVEIDFLHPVYYDECIEIRTSVKRIMHYWIDFHTEIWVDQDKRYTAENRMVPVNLLTKAPAPIPEKIYSAVQGACRI